In Streptomyces sclerotialus, the DNA window GGCATCCTCCGGGCCAACGGCGCGCCGCTCTACACCCTGGTCAACCCGGTCGACGACGCCCTGATGGAGATCACCCACGTCCTCCGCGGCGAGGACCTGCTCTCCTCCACCCCGCGCCAGATCGCGCTCTACAAGGCGCTCATCGAGCTGGGCATCGCCCAGCAGATCCCGGCCTTCGGCCACCTGCCGTACGTCATGGGCGAGGGCAACAAGAAGCTCTCCAAGCGCGACCCGCAGTCCTCGCTGAACCTCTACCGCGAGCGCGGCTTCCTCCCCGAGGGCCTGCTGAACTACCTCTCGCTCCTCGGCTGGTCCTTCTCCGAGGACCAGGACCTCTTCTCCATCGACGAGATGGTCGCGAAGTTCGAGATCGAGGACGTCAACGCCAACCCGGCGCGCTTCGACCTCAAGAAGTGCGAGGCGATCAACGCCGACCACATCCGCATGCTGGACGTGAAGGACTTCACCGAGCGCTGCGCCCCCTGGCTGCGGGCCCCCTTCGCCCCGTGGGACGAGGCGGACTTCGACCAGTCGGTGTTCGACGCGATCGCCCCGCACGCCCAGAGCCGTCTGAAGGTCCTCTCCGAGATCACCGACAACGTCGACTTCCTCTTCCTGAAGGAGCCGGTCTTCGACGAGGCGTCCTGGACCAAGGCGATGGGCAAGGGCGACCCGGTGGCCCTGCTCACCACCGCCCGCGCCAAGCTGGAGACCGCGGACTGGTCGAGCCCCGAGTCCCTCAAGGAGGCCGTCCTGGCCGCCGGCGAGGAGCACGGCCTCAAGCTCGGCAAGGCCCAGGCCCCGGTCCGCGTGGCCGTCACCGGCCGCACGGTCGGCCTCCCCCTCTTCGAGTCCCTGGAGATCCTGGGCAAGGACCGCACGCTGGCGCGCGTGGACGCCGCGCTGAAGAAGCTGGGCGCGTAACGGCCCGGCTTCGGAAGGGGGCGCCGACCCGTGCCGGGCGGCGCCCCCTTTTCGTTCTCCCGGCGAAGGCACCGGCGCCCCGGGAGGCACCCCATGCACACATCCGTCGGCCGTCCGCACATGCTGGTCTGCGAATTCGAGGAGCTGGCCCGCTGCGCGTACCGGACCGCCGAGAAGCTGCGTCTGGAGTTCCTCGGCGGACGGCTGGGGGTCAAGCCCAGGCCGGACGGGAACCACAGCGAAATGTTCGCCTGGCTCTACCGCCTGTGCTGGGAGCACCGCCCGGAACTGGGGCTCTACGCCTTGCGGGGCCTCGAGGTCGAGGCGCATGGCGAAGGCCGGGTGTGCCCCGCGGGCGTCCTGGCGGAGCTGGAGTCCTTCGTGGGGGACGGTGACTGGTCCGACCCCGGCCCTGTCCCGATGGCCGTCGAGGTGACGGCGTACGACGCGGACGCCGACCGCCGAGACCGGATGGACAAGCCCCGGGCGTACGCCGAGACCGGCATCCCCGTCCACCTGCTGATCGACCGGGACAGCTGCGAGCTCAAGGTTTTTTCCCAGCCGGACGGTATCCGCTACGAGCGGGTGCAGATCACCCCGTTCGGCAAAGAGGCCCACCTCCCCGACCCCGTGGACCTCACCCTCGACACCGAGCCCCTGAAGAACTGGGTCTCCTGAGCCCGCCACCCCCGGTAACGTGCGCGGTATGCCGATACGCGCGGTCCTCTGGGACGTCGACGACACGATCTTCGATTACGCGAGTGCCGACCGTGCGGGGATGCAGGCGCATCTCCTCGCCGAGGGCCTGACCGACGGATATCCCTCCGTCGACCAGGCCCTTACCCGTTGGAAGGAGCTCACCGAGCTGCACTGGCGGCGGTTCGAGGCCGGCGGCCTCACCTTCGAGGCGCAGCGGCGGGACCGGGTGCGCGACTTCCTGGATGCGCCGGCGCTGACCGACGAGGAGGCCGACGACTGGTTCGGGCGGTACCTCGCGCACTACGAGGCCGCCTGGGAGCTCTTCCCGGACACCCTGCCCGCCCTGGAGCTGCTGGCGGCGGACTACCGGCACGCGGTGCTCTCGAACTCCTCCGTGCGCAACCAGGACCGCAAGCTGCGCGTACTCGGAGTACGCGACCGTTTCGAGGCGCTGGTGTGCGCGGAGGACCTGGGGATCGCCAAGCCCGCCGCAGAGGCCTTCCACGCCGCGTGCGAGGCCCTGGGACTGCCGCCCGCCGAGGTGGCGTACGTGGGCAACGAGCCCGACATCGACGCTCGTGGGGCCGTGGCCGCGGGCCTCACCGGCATCTGGCTGGACCGCCGGGGACTGGGCGGCCGGCCCGAGCTGGTCCGGATCACCGGCCTGAACCAGTTGCCCGGCCTGCTGCGCGGCGATACGCGTTTTGGAGCGCCGGACACCTTCGGGTAATGTTCTTTCTGCGCCGCCCGAGAGGGCCGAGAGGCCCGGCCGGGAAGCGCAAGCCGAACAAAATCCCCGTAGGGGGTTGCGTTTTGGTGGCCTATGGTGTAATTGGCAGCACGACTGATTCTGGTTCAGTTAGTCTAGGTTCGAGTCCTGGTAGGCCAGCAAGAGATCATCTTTTGCGTCATCGCACGTCGAAGCACGTCTCTTGATTGCAGTGCAAGCCCCCGTTGTGTAGCGGCCTAGCACGCCGCCCTCTCAAGGCGGTAGCGCCGGTTCGAATCCGGTCGGGGGTACAGATCCTTGCAATCCACCACCTTCGGGTCGCTCCCGGATGCGGTGATGATGAGGATCGCTAGGGCCCCCGTTGTGTAGCGGCCTAGCACGCCGCCCTCTCAAGGCGGTAGCGCCGGTTCGAATCCGGTCGGGGGTACTGGTGGACCGGTCCTGGATTGGTCTACACCACCATGGCCTATGGTGTAATTGGCAGCACGACTGATTCTGGTTCAGTTAGTCTAGGTTCGAGTCCTGGTAGGCCAGCGCAGTTGAGCAGGTGAACTGCACCATCTGCTGAAAGCAGCAGACCAGCCCCCGTTGTGTAGCGGCCTAGCACGCCGCCCTCTCAAGGCGGTAGCGCCGGTTCGAATCCGGTCGGGGGTACAGAAGAAAGGCCCTTCACTTCGGTGAAGGGCCTTTTTCGTATCCCGGTGCGTATCCCGGACGAGCGGTACCTGTCCGCCGTGCGGGACCATGGCTGTCACGGGTCTCGTGCCACAACAGAAGAGAGCGTGCGACCCCCTGCCTGCCGTCGGCGGCGTTGGCGACGACAGGCGCGGGGGAGAGGTCAGCTCGTACGACGAAGGGCCTCGCTGAGGCGCGCGGCGGCGTCGATGACGGCCTGGGCGTGCATCCGCCCGGGGTGGCGCGTCAGGCGCTCGATCGGCCCGGAGACGGACACGGAGGCCACCACGCGGTTCGAGGGGCCGCGTACGGGCGCGGAGACCGAGGCCACGCCCGGCTCCCGCTCGCCGATCGACTGGGCCCAGCCACGGCGCCGTACGCCCGAGAGCGCGGTCGCGGTGAAGCGCGCCCCCTGGAGGCCGCGGTGCAGCCGCTCAGGCTCCTCCCAGGCCATCAGGATCTGCGCGGAGGAGCCCGCCTTCATCGGGAGCGTGGAGCCCACCGGGACGGTGTCCCGCAGGCCCGAGAGCCGCTCGGCGGCGGCCACGCAGATCCGCATGTCGCCCTGCCGGCGATAGAGCTGGGCGCTCTCGCCCGTCACGTCGCGCAGATGCGTGAGCACCGGTCCCGCCGTGGCCAGCAGGCGGTCCTCGCCGGCCGCCGCGGCCAGCTCCGACAGCCGCGGCCCGAGGATGAACCGGCCCTGCATGTCCCTCGCCACCATCCGGTGGTGTTCCAGTGCTACCGCAAGCCGGTGCGCCGTGGGGCGCGCGAGCCCGGTCGCTCCGACCAGCCCGGCGAGGGTGGCCGGACCGGACTCCAGAGCGCTCAATACCAGAGCCGCCTTGTCGAGAACGCCGACGCCGCTAGAGTTGTCCATGCAACGATACTCGCGTCTCACACTGTGAAACGCAAGTTCAATTTTCTGCGGAAGTCGCCACTCTTGATGCGAGGCCCTGGACCGGGGCCCGTGTACCGCCCGGTACGAGGGGTACGAGCGGCGCGCAATCAGACGAGTTGGGCCGGCGAAGCGGCCGGCCGGAGGGACAGCGATGGGACGGACACTCGCGGAGAAGGTCTGGGACGACCACGTCGTCCGGCGCGCGGAAGGCGAGCCCGACCTCCTCTTCATCGATCTGCACCTGCTGCACGAGGTGACCAGCCCGCAGGCCTTCGACGGCCTGCGCAAGGCCGGCCGGGCGGTGCGCCGTACGGACCTCACCCTCGCCACCGAGGACCACAACACCCCCACGCTGGACATCGACAAGCCCATCGCCGACCCGGTCTCGCGCACCCAGCTGGAGACCCTGCGCAAGAACTGCGCGGAGTTCGGCGTCCGGCTGCACCCGCTGGGCGACGTCGAGCAGGGCGTCGTCCACGTCGTGGGACCCCAGTTGGGACTGACCCAGCCGGGCACCACCGTGGTCTGCGGTGACTCCCACACCTCCACCCACGGCGCCTTCGGCGCGCTGGCCTTCGGCATCGGCACCAGCCAGGTCGAGCACGTGCTGGCCACCCAGACGCTGCCGCTCTCGCCCTTCAGGACGATGGCCGTCACCGTCGAGGGCGAGCTGCCCGACACGGTCACCGCCAAGGACCTGATCCTCGCCATCATCGCGAAGATCGGCACCGGCGGCGGCCAGGGCTACGTCATCGAGTACCGCGGCTCCGCCATCGAGAAACTCTCGATGGAGGCCCGGATGACCATCTGCAACATGTCCATCGAGGCGGGCGCCCGCGCCGGCATGATCGCCCCGGACGAGACCACCTTCGCCTACCTCCAGGGCCGCGACCACGCCCCCAAGGGCGCCGACTGGGACGCGGCGGTCGAGTACTGGAAGACGCTCCGCACGGACGAGGACGCGGTCTTCGACCACGAGGTCGTCATCAACGCCTCCGAGCTGGCCCCGTTCGTCACCTGGGGCACCAACCCCGGCCAGGGCGCGCCGCTGTCCGAGCGGGTCCCCGACCCGGCCTCCTACGAGGACGCTTCGGAGCGCTACGCCGCCGAAAAGGCCCTGGAATACATGGGGTTGACGGCCGGTCAGCCGCTGCGC includes these proteins:
- a CDS encoding HAD family hydrolase, whose amino-acid sequence is MPIRAVLWDVDDTIFDYASADRAGMQAHLLAEGLTDGYPSVDQALTRWKELTELHWRRFEAGGLTFEAQRRDRVRDFLDAPALTDEEADDWFGRYLAHYEAAWELFPDTLPALELLAADYRHAVLSNSSVRNQDRKLRVLGVRDRFEALVCAEDLGIAKPAAEAFHAACEALGLPPAEVAYVGNEPDIDARGAVAAGLTGIWLDRRGLGGRPELVRITGLNQLPGLLRGDTRFGAPDTFG
- the gltX gene encoding glutamate--tRNA ligase, coding for MANATPVRVRFCPSPTGNPHVGLVRTALFNWAFARHHQGTLVFRIEDTDAARDSEESYDQLLDAMRWLGFDWDEGPEVGGPHAPYRQSQRMDIYQDVAQKLLDGGYAYHCYCTAEELDERREAARKAGKPSGYDGKCRTVTPEQKAAYEAEGRTSIVRFRMPDETITFTDLVRGELTFTPENVTDYGILRANGAPLYTLVNPVDDALMEITHVLRGEDLLSSTPRQIALYKALIELGIAQQIPAFGHLPYVMGEGNKKLSKRDPQSSLNLYRERGFLPEGLLNYLSLLGWSFSEDQDLFSIDEMVAKFEIEDVNANPARFDLKKCEAINADHIRMLDVKDFTERCAPWLRAPFAPWDEADFDQSVFDAIAPHAQSRLKVLSEITDNVDFLFLKEPVFDEASWTKAMGKGDPVALLTTARAKLETADWSSPESLKEAVLAAGEEHGLKLGKAQAPVRVAVTGRTVGLPLFESLEILGKDRTLARVDAALKKLGA
- a CDS encoding Uma2 family endonuclease, translated to MHTSVGRPHMLVCEFEELARCAYRTAEKLRLEFLGGRLGVKPRPDGNHSEMFAWLYRLCWEHRPELGLYALRGLEVEAHGEGRVCPAGVLAELESFVGDGDWSDPGPVPMAVEVTAYDADADRRDRMDKPRAYAETGIPVHLLIDRDSCELKVFSQPDGIRYERVQITPFGKEAHLPDPVDLTLDTEPLKNWVS
- the leuC gene encoding 3-isopropylmalate dehydratase large subunit, which codes for MGRTLAEKVWDDHVVRRAEGEPDLLFIDLHLLHEVTSPQAFDGLRKAGRAVRRTDLTLATEDHNTPTLDIDKPIADPVSRTQLETLRKNCAEFGVRLHPLGDVEQGVVHVVGPQLGLTQPGTTVVCGDSHTSTHGAFGALAFGIGTSQVEHVLATQTLPLSPFRTMAVTVEGELPDTVTAKDLILAIIAKIGTGGGQGYVIEYRGSAIEKLSMEARMTICNMSIEAGARAGMIAPDETTFAYLQGRDHAPKGADWDAAVEYWKTLRTDEDAVFDHEVVINASELAPFVTWGTNPGQGAPLSERVPDPASYEDASERYAAEKALEYMGLTAGQPLRDIKVDTVFVGSCTNGRIEDLRSAAALLKGRKVADGVRMLIVPGSVRVALQAVEEGLDKVFTAAGAEWRHAGCSMCLGMNPDQLAPGERSASTSNRNFEGRQGKGGRTHLVSPQVAAATAVLGHLASPADLSDAAVPAPAPAGV
- the ndgR gene encoding IclR family transcriptional regulator NdgR yields the protein MDNSSGVGVLDKAALVLSALESGPATLAGLVGATGLARPTAHRLAVALEHHRMVARDMQGRFILGPRLSELAAAAGEDRLLATAGPVLTHLRDVTGESAQLYRRQGDMRICVAAAERLSGLRDTVPVGSTLPMKAGSSAQILMAWEEPERLHRGLQGARFTATALSGVRRRGWAQSIGEREPGVASVSAPVRGPSNRVVASVSVSGPIERLTRHPGRMHAQAVIDAAARLSEALRRTS